The sequence CCTACGCCGCTGGGCGGGCAGGCGGCACCATGACGGCGGTGCTCAATGCCGCCAACGAGCAGGCGGTGGCGCTATTCTTAGACGAGAAGATCCACTTTTTGGAGATTCCTAAGGTGATCGAGGGCGTGTGCGATCGCCACCGCTCCCACAACGTGGCTCAGCCGGTGCTGGCCGACATTCTTGCCGCCGACCAGTGGGCTAGGGCCGAGGCCACCAGCGTCAGCGAAGCGCTCACCTCAGCCACCGTTGTCTCTATGGGATAGGAGGATGCCGTGGAACTCGTGATTGTACTGGGGGCGATCGTCGTGGCGATCGTGGTGTTTGGCTGGGTGTTTAAGCTGATTAAAAACACCATCCAAACCGTGCTGCTGGTGGCCTTTTTGCTGCTGGTGCTTTACTTTCTCTTCGGCATTGGCCCCGGCGTCATTTGGGAGCAGATTCAAACCTGGCTGGGCGGTGGGCAGAATCGGTAGTCGTACCAACTTCGAGTTCCGTACCCCTGATTGCCAACCGGCTAACCCGTAGGGACGCACGGCGCGCACCCTCCAGAATCGGGGGTAGCCAGGCAGAATTTGGTATCAGAGCCAGCCTAAGCAAACACCACGGTGCGGTTGCCGTAGACCAGGGTGCGATTTTGCAGGTGCAGCCGCACGGCGCGAGCCAGCACAATGCGCTCCACATCTTTGCCCTTGCGAATTAGCTCCTTGACGTCGTCGCGGTGGCTGATACGCACCACATCTTGCTCAATGATCGGGCCTTCGTCGAGGTCGCTGGTGACGTAGTGAGCCGTGGCTCCAATAATTTTGACCCCCCGCTGAAAAGCCCGCTGGTAGGGGTTGGCCCCCATAAAGGCAGGCAAAAACGAGTGGTGAATATTGATCACGCGATCGTACTGATGCAAAAAGTCTGAGCTGAGCACCTGCATGTATTTGGCTAGCACCACCAGGTCAATGTTGTACTGCTTGAGCAAGGTAAGTTGGTGCTGCTCCTGCTCGGCCTTGGTGTCTTTGCTGATCGGGATGTGCTCAAAGGCGATGCCAAACTGGTCGGCAACGGGCTTCAGGTGAGGGTGGTTGCTGAGAATGAGAGGAATTTCAGCCTTAAACTCGCCCGCTTTGTGCCGCCAGAGCAAGTCGAGCAGGCAATGGTCTTGGTGGCTAACCCAGATCGACAGGCGCGGCACATCGTCAGAAAAATGCAGCTGCCAGGTGGCCCCCAGGGGTTGCGCGATCGCCCCAAAGGCTGGTCCAATGATCTCCCTGGGCAGGTTAAACCCCTCTAGCTCCCACTCCAGGCGCGACAAAAACAGCCCCGCCTCGGGGTCGCGGTGCTGGTCGGCATGGAGGATGTTGCCGCCATTGGCGTAGATAAAGTTGGCAATTTTGGCGACTAGACCCTTCTGGTCGGGGCAGGAGAACAGCAGAATGGCGGTAGGAGAGGCCATGGGAGGTTGAGGAGTGGATGAGTGGATGGGTAGATGGGTAGATGGGTGCGTAGGGTGGGCATTGCCCACCACCCAAGCAGGCGATGTCAGAGATTCCTAGGGCGATCGCCTAAACGGTTAGATCGTAGGGCATTGTCCATCACCCAAGCAGGCGACGTCAGAGATTCCCGGGGCCACACAAAAGACTAGGTGGGCTCAGACTAGCATCCCTAACGGGCATCAATTGGTGGTGTCGGCATCGGTTTCTGGGGTCACTGGCTCAGGGGGGCTGGCAGGAGCCGCGTCTAGATCAACCGGAGTTTCTGACGTTTCGCCATCGCCGGGGGTGGCTGCATCCCCTTGTCCGGCCCCAGCCTCGGGCGTTTCGACCGGCATCAGCCATTCTGCGCGGGGGCGGTTGATGCCGTTGGCCACATCGCGGCTGACGACCAGCACCGAGTAGTCTGTCTCTGCTGCGGGGGGCCAGGGCTCAGGGTCGATGATGGCATAGTTGGCGTTGCCGCTGAAGTCGGGGCCGCCCAAGATCAGCTCGTGCTCGGTGCCGTCGTTGAGGGTGACGGTGACGATGCCCACCGGGGCGTTAAAGCCAAAATCGGTGGCCTGGTCGGCGGTCATAGTGACGGTTTGCAGAGGCGAATCGGTATTGAGACGACTGAGCAAAAAGGCCACGGCCCCTGGCTCGGCCAGGGCAGTCTCGGGCGCTGTCATCTGCCAGTTGCCATCGCCATCGCGTTCAAAAACTAGGGTTTCGTTGCCGCGATCGACGGTGAGGCTGGCGACATCGGTTTCTTCAAAGGTGAAGATGGGTGCGGTGGAGGTGCTGTCGCCAGTGAGGGAGCCAAGCTGCGATCGCTGCGACTCGGCAATCAGCACCCCGGCCCCCAGCAAAAAGGCGACTCCGACGAGAATCAATGTACTGCGCTGAAACTTCATACCCGCTTACCAAAACTTCCAGGTCACAGGATAAATCCTGCTGTGCTGATCCATCCTACGACCTGAATGGGGCTACGAGTTAGCTACCCCCGACTCAGCAGGGCACATGCCATGCGCCCTCACAAGTTGACCTTTTGGGAAACGGGGTTTTGTGAGTCGGATTTGACGTGATGCCTGATGAAACCAATGGCAACCCCAAGAAAATCCCCTTGCTCTAGGGCACAACTCGCACTGGGGTACCAAGCTCGATCCGCGAAAACAAGGCTTCTACATCGGCATTGTGCATGCGAATGCAGCCGTGAGATGCAGCTGTGCCAATTGATGTTGCATCAGACGTGCCGTGCAAGCCAACCCAAACATGGCCATCCGTCCAAAAGCCAACCCATCGAGTCCCTAACGGGTTGCGCGAGTCGCCGTTGGCAATGCGTTCATCGGTGAAGGGATGAATCCAGGTAGGATTTGTTTTCATTTGGCGTACTTGGAACGTGCCGGTGGGCGTTTCCCAGCCCGCTCTGCCAATGCCAATAGGGTATGTTTCGAGGTGAGTGGTGCCTCGGTACAGCGTTACCCGGCGACCACTGAGACTAATTTCGATCCAAATCGTTTCGGCGGCGGCTCTATTGGCCTCGGCACTGGCAGCAGGAGAAGGTGTAAAAATCGACGACGCGGCAACATAGGGTGGGCTTTGAAGATAGGCTTCACCAATGGCAAAGGGCGCTAGTCCAACCCCAACGACTAGCCCCACTAAGCTAAATAACTGATTCCACGTTCTCATTCTCAATCTCCTACCGTTGTCAGGGCCTCTAGGCGATCGCCCAGCCCCCAGCAGGCCAGCCCAACTGGTCCCACGGCTGAGAACATCATCCCTGTCGATACGCTGGCTATTTTGCTAATTTCAGCCTAAAAAGAACGCAAATGATTGCCAACGTTCCCTAGGGCTGAAATTAGCCAGGGGGCATACATTCAGCCGCGCTCGCCCTACCCCAGCCCCAGTCAGCGTTAGTCGGGGATGACACTTAAAGGTGAAACGCTATAAATTGCCAAATTCATTTACTCCCAAATCAGCCCAAAATACCTGGCCTATTTGGGTTATCCTCTTTCCTTAAAGCACACTCTTAAATAGTGCGAAGCGATCGCTTGGGGACGCGGCGCTTTGCATACAGTCTCTATCGGGCTGTTCTAGATCACATCTTCAATCAGTCCTAGATGTCGGCTTTGAGTATCAACCTTTGGATAGAATCGAGCCATTAAAATATCCAGCAACGTCGTCAAACTAGCGCTGCACCAGTTGGCTGGATGAGAAATGACATGCCATTTACAGGTAAAGAGATGGTTCTGTAGCTTAGCCCTCAGACATCGGCCTATTCATCTCTCTCAGCAGTAATCCCAAAGGTTGATGTCTAATTAAGTTCAGCCGCTAATAATCAAGTCTTACAGGGTAAACGGGAGGGTAAATAGGGCGAGTTTGTCTAGCCTAACCTCAGCCCATGGCTATACGTCTAAAGTTATATACAGCTGACCAATGGTTAAATTTAAGCCCTACTTTGAACGCCGCTATCCTCGACTAGAGCGGATTGTGGCGATCATTGCCCTCATTAATTTAGCCCTAGTAGCATTTGATCTAACCTATATCTCTCTGCGGCCTGTTTACCGCCAATATTTAACCAGTGTTACCCGCGTCTATGACCCGGTCAAGGGCATCCTGGCGCATCCTCAAACTGAGCAGTACCAAGCCCAGGTTGAGCAGGTGAAAACTCATTTGGCCGAAGCCGATCGGCAATTTCAGGACGAATCGCTTGGCGAATCGCCTGAGGTTGAGGCTTCCCTTGCCGATTTGCAAACCCTGAGTCAGCAGTTGATGACCGAGCAGGCCTTTGCCCAGCCCCACGGCAGCGATGCCCTAGTCACCATTCAGCAAACCCTACAAACCCGCACTGGCCAGCCCACAGCCCAGGCGGCACTGAACCAATTTTGGTCGGCGGACTACCTAGAGCAGCGGGGTTGGCAGGCAGAGCTAGAATTTTGGGATCGCCAGATTCAGCCTTTTTTCCGGGCCAACTACTACCGCACCGTCAACCGCTGGGGCGCACCGACCGACTACTTTTGGCTGATCGATCTGCCCTTTATCCTACTTTTTGCGATCGACATTGGGGCGCGCATTGTCGATACCCGGCGGCGACACCCCGCTCTCACCTGGGTCGAGGCAACGCTGCGACGGTGGTATGACCTGTTTCTCATCCTGCCCTTTTGGCGCGCCTGGCGAGTTTTGCCCGTGGCGCTGCGCTTGTATCAGGTCGATGTGCTCAACCTAGGCCCAGTGCAGGCCGAGGCTCAGCGCGGCACGATTGTTACCGTCGGAGCCGACATCGCCGGGATCTCAGGCATTGAGATTATCGAGCAGCTCCAAGACTCGATCCGTCAGGGCGAGCTGCTCAACTGGATCGCCCTGATTGATCCCGTAGACAATGGCGCTGGCACTATTGTGGCGGAGGAAGAAATGTCTGCGATCGCCGATCGGCTTTATCAGGTTGGCATTGACAACATTTTGCCGCAGGTGCGGCCCGACATTGAAGATTTGGTGCAGCACAGCATTGCCAAAACCCTTGAGCAAATGCCGGGTTACCCCCAGCTTTACCAGTTGCCTGGGCTAGATCAGGTCTCCACCCAGATTCAAAAGCTGTCGCAATCGTTAGCTCAAGGCCTCTATCGCAGTATCAGCGGTAGCTTGCTCGACGACAGGGGGACAGCAATAACCGCTCGGTTGCAGCACCATCTGCGCGCTGCGATCGCCGACGAGTTGAGTCAGCACCAAACCCGCCAAGAAATTGAATCGAGGCTAGTGAGCGCCCTCGAAAAGTTTAAGCTTAAATATGTCAAATCCCTGGCTGAGTCTGGCGGAGAAAAGCTATCGGAGCACACGGAGCTGCTGCGACGACAAATTAGTTAAGTAAATCAGCGTTAGCATTGGCGGCTTCAGAGCGCACGTTAGAGCGATCGCCCTGCAAGTTTCTCGCTTACGCCTGGGTTTCCCTCCCAAGCCAGAGGAGGAATTAAGCATTAGCTTTTAAAATTTAACCAAATAGTATTGTCCATAGCGTTTCCCCAGCCGGTGAGAGTCATTCTTCTATCGGCCCCCTGCCACACCCTAGGCGAGGTGATAGTTATGGCACAGATTTAAGGTCAGGCTTAGAGGTGTCCGCTAGGTCTTAAACCTCATGCCCTGCACCTTAAACCCCAAATCTTGCAGACACTAACCACAACCTATGCAACGAGTACTCATCATTGGCGGCGCTGGACGGATTGGCAGCAACATTGCTAAAGATATTTTGACCCACACCGATGCCGAGGTCACCATTACTGGGCGCAATACTCAGCAGGGCAGCATCACCCAGCAACAACTTGGCTCTAGGGCAGAGTTTCATCCATTAGATTTGGCCAATCCACCCGAACTGCGGGCTGCTGTGGCGAAAGCCAACCTGGTAGTCCATTCGGCAGGCCCTTTTCACTATCGCACTACCGACGTCTTGCGCGCCTGTATTGAGCAGGGAGTCAATTACACCGATGTCAGTGACGAACGCAGTTTTACTCGCAAAGCCCTGGCCTTACACCCCGAGGCTGAGACGGCAGGGGTAACAGCGGTGATCAATACCGGCGTGTTTCCGGGCATTTCAAACAGCATGGTGCGCCAGGGTGTCGAAGCTTTAGACGAGACTACCTCGATTCAACTCAGCTATGTTGTCGCTGGATCCGGCGGGGCTGGCGTGACGGTGATGCGCACCACCTTTATTGGCCTGCAACGCCCCTTTGACGCTTGGCTCAATGGTAGGTGGCAGTCGATTCGACCCTACACCGAGCGCGAGACCCTGGAGTTTCCAGCCCCCTACGGTAAGGCCAATGTCTACTGGTACGACATGCCCGAAGCCATTACCCTCCAGCAAACCTTTCCGGTCAAAAGCGTCATCACTAAATTTGGGGTAGTGCCCGATTTCTACAACCACGCGACTCGAGCGATGGCCCACTGGTTACCGCCCATAGTGCTGCGCAGCCCAAAAACCGTAGAATTTTTGGCCCATGTTAGCCACTCAATGACCAGCGTGACCGATCGCTTTAGCGGCACCGGAGTCGCTATGCGCTGCGACATCAAAGGGCAGCAGGCAGGCACAGCCACCCACTACGTCAGCACCTTTGCCCACCACAGTGCTGCGATCGCCACGGGCTTAGGCACTGGCAGCATTGCAGAGCTCCTGCTAAGCGGCAAACTCAAACACCCTGGGGTGTATCC is a genomic window of Nodosilinea sp. E11 containing:
- a CDS encoding saccharopine dehydrogenase family protein; the protein is MQRVLIIGGAGRIGSNIAKDILTHTDAEVTITGRNTQQGSITQQQLGSRAEFHPLDLANPPELRAAVAKANLVVHSAGPFHYRTTDVLRACIEQGVNYTDVSDERSFTRKALALHPEAETAGVTAVINTGVFPGISNSMVRQGVEALDETTSIQLSYVVAGSGGAGVTVMRTTFIGLQRPFDAWLNGRWQSIRPYTERETLEFPAPYGKANVYWYDMPEAITLQQTFPVKSVITKFGVVPDFYNHATRAMAHWLPPIVLRSPKTVEFLAHVSHSMTSVTDRFSGTGVAMRCDIKGQQAGTATHYVSTFAHHSAAIATGLGTGSIAELLLSGKLKHPGVYPVEQVLSTDLFKATMNSRQLEIHQTLNKAEITS
- the purU gene encoding formyltetrahydrofolate deformylase, producing the protein MASPTAILLFSCPDQKGLVAKIANFIYANGGNILHADQHRDPEAGLFLSRLEWELEGFNLPREIIGPAFGAIAQPLGATWQLHFSDDVPRLSIWVSHQDHCLLDLLWRHKAGEFKAEIPLILSNHPHLKPVADQFGIAFEHIPISKDTKAEQEQHQLTLLKQYNIDLVVLAKYMQVLSSDFLHQYDRVINIHHSFLPAFMGANPYQRAFQRGVKIIGATAHYVTSDLDEGPIIEQDVVRISHRDDVKELIRKGKDVERIVLARAVRLHLQNRTLVYGNRTVVFA
- a CDS encoding L,D-transpeptidase — protein: MRTWNQLFSLVGLVVGVGLAPFAIGEAYLQSPPYVAASSIFTPSPAASAEANRAAAETIWIEISLSGRRVTLYRGTTHLETYPIGIGRAGWETPTGTFQVRQMKTNPTWIHPFTDERIANGDSRNPLGTRWVGFWTDGHVWVGLHGTSDATSIGTAASHGCIRMHNADVEALFSRIELGTPVRVVP